A stretch of DNA from Nitrospira sp. KM1:
TGGCCCTCGCGCATCAATACGACCGTGAGGCGGTCGTCGAGGCCTATGTTCCAGGGCATGAAGTGACGGTGTCGCTCCTTGGGAGACGAGACGGAGCGCCGTTGGTCTTGCCTGCCGTCGAAATCATGGCACCCGGAGGATTCTACGACTACGCGGCAAAATACGAGAAAGGCAAGACTCGGTATGTCTGTCCGGCACCATTACCGGCCTCCATCACCACGCACATCCGCAAGCTGGCATCGCAAACATACGAAGCATTGGGGTGTGCGGGCGCCGTACGTGTGGATTTTCGCATTACCCCGCGCGGACGCCCCTATGTGTTGGAGATCAATACGGTTCCCGGCATGACGGAGACCAGCCTGCTGCCGATGGCGGCCGCGCAGGCCGGCATCGGCTATGACGAACTCACCGAACGGATTTTGGAGTCTGCCATCGTGCGCAGGGAACAGATGACGCAAAGGAGCAAATAACCGTGTGGTCTCCATTTCGGAAACGGCGTCAAGCAAAGATCGAGGTCCGCACCAATCGATGGAAAGGGTCTCGGGCGGCCCAAGCTGCCGAAGAACATCAGCAGCTGAAACGATCGAAACGGTTGGCGACCTGCCGGCGCATGGCCCGCGGATTCGCGTGGGGAGCGGCATCGGCGGGAATGATATGGATGGGAATTGTTGGCATTCGAGAAACAGGGCCGATGATTCAACGAGGTTTGGAGATCAGAGAATTTCATATAGAAGGCGTGCACCATGTGACGGCCCAGGAAATTGTCGACCGATTGTCGCTGAAGAAGGGGATCGCGCTCCATCAAGTGAACCTCTCATATCTCGCCGAGCGGTTGCAGGCTCTGCCATGGATCAAAGAGGCGACGATTGAAAGGCGGCCGCTGCATGAATTGCGTATCAGCGTCGTGGAGCGCACTCCCGCCGCCATCATCAAAGTGGGCGTTGAGCATTTCCTGGTCGATCAAGAAGGTGTGATGTTGAACCGGCTGGGGGCTCACGACGAATTGGCACTGCCTCTCCTGACCGGCCGTGAGGCACGGTCTGCGCTGCGCGGCGATGTGCGAGCCAGGAGAACAGTAGAAGCCTCCGTTGAATTGGCCAAAGTCATGGCGAATACCGTGGATGGGCGAGTGGAAATTGATCTCTCTGATCCGGCCGGGCCCGTTGTTTCCACCAAGGGTACGCGGTTCCAATTTGCAGCCCATGCTCTCGTTGACCAATGGAACAGATTTAAAACGGTGAAGTCCGTATCCAGGCTTGGAGCTTCGGATGGCAAACGGCATGAGGGCGGCGAAGTGGATTTGCGATACGACAATCGCGTCATCGTCCGGGAAAGGGGGTAGGCAGTGGCAAAACGCGATCAAATTCTTGTGGGCTTGGACATTGGAACCACGAAGATCTGCGCCATTGTCTCCGAAGTCACTGATGACGGTGTGCTGAACATCATCGGGGTGGGGTCGAGTCCGTCTCGCGGGCTGCGCAAGGGTGTCGTCGTGGACATCGAAAGC
This window harbors:
- a CDS encoding cell division protein FtsQ/DivIB, with the translated sequence MWSPFRKRRQAKIEVRTNRWKGSRAAQAAEEHQQLKRSKRLATCRRMARGFAWGAASAGMIWMGIVGIRETGPMIQRGLEIREFHIEGVHHVTAQEIVDRLSLKKGIALHQVNLSYLAERLQALPWIKEATIERRPLHELRISVVERTPAAIIKVGVEHFLVDQEGVMLNRLGAHDELALPLLTGREARSALRGDVRARRTVEASVELAKVMANTVDGRVEIDLSDPAGPVVSTKGTRFQFAAHALVDQWNRFKTVKSVSRLGASDGKRHEGGEVDLRYDNRVIVRERG